The Pseudomonas azadiae genome contains a region encoding:
- a CDS encoding PilX N-terminal domain-containing pilus assembly protein, with amino-acid sequence MMLTEGLRLRQAGMVLLISLVFLLLVSLVGLSSMQGAITQQKITSSLWHRNQSLQSAESGLRHGESAVRRSFAALPVCQSVAICAPPQAAFSVLGPGVDPVSGMTWVALKGGLYGIQFLGPAVGLAQLPPHTPASVYRVTAVGLSGQVRTVLESVYARVEEESGARFRRVAWRQLQ; translated from the coding sequence ATGATGCTGACGGAAGGTTTGCGCTTGCGCCAGGCAGGCATGGTGCTGCTGATCAGCCTGGTGTTCCTGTTGCTGGTGTCGCTGGTCGGTTTGTCATCGATGCAAGGCGCCATTACCCAGCAAAAGATCACCAGCAGCCTCTGGCACCGCAATCAGTCGCTGCAAAGTGCCGAAAGCGGTTTGCGGCACGGAGAGTCTGCCGTACGGCGGTCCTTTGCAGCGCTGCCGGTGTGCCAGTCGGTTGCCATCTGTGCGCCACCGCAAGCGGCTTTTTCGGTGCTTGGGCCCGGCGTGGACCCTGTTTCGGGCATGACGTGGGTGGCGCTGAAGGGCGGCCTGTACGGCATCCAGTTTCTGGGGCCTGCGGTAGGGCTGGCGCAGCTACCGCCACACACCCCGGCATCCGTTTATCGAGTGACCGCAGTCGGGCTGAGCGGCCAGGTGCGCACGGTGCTGGAGAGCGTTTATGCGCGGGTAGAAGAGGAGAGCGGCGCGCGATTTCGGCGTGTGGCATGGCGGCAACTTCAATAG
- a CDS encoding prepilin-type N-terminal cleavage/methylation domain-containing protein has translation MRRRSRGFSLVELLLALALGLVLLLGASQVVISANATHASQQAAMLLQDDARFVLGKMTQDIRQAGMFGCLATGAIDNAPPAFDQPVSWAAGAGAKSLTLVTADVGDESGKPDWTVLSDCTGTAQAYAASAPAPAPGQIRFALRQLTYTFEARQLKVSTPAAPAKAVLVDNVQAFDISFGVAAKPSSMEVARYDASPADLSLVRSVRILMTLQDPTGRVKDQTYSVVAALRNRLG, from the coding sequence ATGAGGCGTCGTAGTCGCGGTTTCAGCCTGGTGGAGCTATTGCTGGCCTTGGCACTGGGCTTGGTGCTGCTACTGGGCGCCAGCCAGGTCGTGATCAGCGCCAATGCCACCCACGCCAGCCAGCAGGCCGCCATGCTGCTGCAGGATGATGCGCGGTTCGTGCTGGGCAAGATGACCCAGGATATCCGCCAGGCCGGCATGTTCGGCTGTCTGGCCACGGGGGCCATCGACAACGCCCCGCCAGCCTTTGACCAGCCTGTCAGTTGGGCGGCCGGGGCCGGTGCAAAGTCGCTCACGCTGGTGACTGCGGATGTCGGTGATGAGAGCGGCAAGCCGGACTGGACCGTGTTGTCCGACTGCACCGGTACCGCCCAGGCATATGCAGCAAGCGCCCCCGCACCTGCGCCCGGCCAGATCCGTTTTGCATTGCGCCAGCTCACCTACACCTTTGAAGCGAGGCAATTGAAGGTCAGCACGCCTGCGGCTCCGGCCAAGGCTGTGTTGGTGGATAACGTGCAGGCATTCGATATCAGCTTTGGCGTGGCCGCCAAGCCTTCATCAATGGAGGTGGCGCGCTACGACGCGAGCCCGGCCGACCTGTCCCTGGTACGCAGTGTGCGCATCCTGATGACGCTGCAGGATCCGACCGGTCGGGTAAAAGATCAAACCTACAGCGTCGTAGCGGCGCTGCGAAACCGGCTGGGGTAG
- the pilV gene encoding type IV pilus modification protein PilV — MLACPHTGFSQDLPRHQVGMTLIEVLVAVLILAVGLLGAAVVQLNALKYTDRARMTSQASFIAYDMLDRIRANSAADYAWGRSGRAGASMANASVRDLDLHDFEANIRGFAGESGKGSVAVSASEVTVSISWDDSRGAHRPGARETFTLTSRISDEPGVAR, encoded by the coding sequence ATGCTTGCCTGCCCCCACACCGGTTTTTCCCAGGATTTGCCTCGGCACCAAGTTGGCATGACGCTGATCGAGGTGCTGGTCGCAGTGCTGATCCTCGCCGTTGGCCTGCTGGGCGCGGCAGTGGTCCAACTCAACGCGCTCAAGTACACCGACCGTGCCAGGATGACCAGCCAGGCCAGTTTCATTGCCTATGACATGCTTGATCGCATCCGCGCCAATTCCGCAGCCGACTACGCATGGGGGCGGTCCGGGCGTGCCGGGGCGAGCATGGCTAACGCCAGCGTGCGCGACCTGGACCTGCATGATTTCGAGGCCAATATCCGTGGCTTTGCCGGGGAGAGCGGCAAAGGTTCGGTGGCGGTCAGCGCAAGCGAAGTGACTGTCAGCATCAGTTGGGATGACAGTCGAGGAGCTCACAGGCCGGGCGCGAGGGAAACCTTCACCCTCACCAGTCGTATCAGTGATGAGCCGGGGGTGGCCCGATGA
- a CDS encoding GspH/FimT family pseudopilin: MRQRGFTLIELLLGLIVSGILANLAVPGFKSLLASQQRHGAAQSLAAGLRYARTEAIARNQAVVIHAVDEDWGRGWRVIVDVSGRGHLDDRNPVLLEHQDSGQVPVVGNGPLKNQVRFSGLGEPVFSGGGFRAGTVHVCARDQAQSLFQVVVAPSGRISLRSDRAEQALCRSDSGR; encoded by the coding sequence ATGCGCCAACGAGGCTTCACCTTGATAGAACTGCTGCTCGGACTGATCGTCAGCGGCATCCTGGCCAACCTGGCCGTGCCCGGCTTCAAGAGCCTGCTGGCATCACAGCAACGGCATGGCGCGGCACAGTCCCTGGCGGCAGGGCTGCGTTATGCACGCACCGAAGCCATCGCCCGCAACCAGGCGGTGGTCATTCACGCTGTGGACGAAGACTGGGGCCGAGGCTGGCGGGTAATCGTGGACGTAAGCGGACGCGGCCACCTGGACGATAGAAACCCAGTGCTGCTGGAGCATCAGGACAGTGGGCAGGTGCCGGTCGTGGGCAATGGGCCGCTGAAGAACCAGGTGCGCTTCAGCGGGTTGGGCGAACCGGTGTTTTCAGGCGGAGGGTTTCGTGCCGGCACTGTGCATGTGTGTGCCAGGGACCAGGCACAGAGCCTGTTTCAGGTCGTCGTGGCGCCCAGCGGGCGCATCAGCCTGCGCAGCGACAGGGCCGAACAGGCCTTGTGCCGGAGCGACTCCGGCAGATGA
- the ispH gene encoding 4-hydroxy-3-methylbut-2-enyl diphosphate reductase — MQIKLANPRGFCAGVDRAIEIVNRALEVFGPPIYVRHEVVHNKFVVEDLRARGAIFVEELDQVPDDVIVIFSAHGVSQAVRTEAAGRGLKVFDATCPLVTKVHIEVARYSRDGRECILIGHAGHPEVEGTMGQYDAGNGGAIYLVEDEKDVANLQVHNPERLAFVTQTTLSMDDTSRVIDALRSRFPAIGGPRKDDICYATQNRQDAVKQLADECDVVLVVGSPNSSNSNRLRELAERMATPAYLIDGAEDMQRSWFEGVERIGITAGASAPEVLVRGVIQQLHAWGATGADELAGREENITFSMPKELRVRSLL, encoded by the coding sequence ATGCAAATCAAACTCGCCAACCCCCGTGGCTTCTGCGCCGGTGTGGACCGGGCGATCGAAATCGTAAACCGCGCCCTGGAAGTCTTCGGACCGCCGATCTACGTGCGCCATGAAGTCGTCCACAATAAATTCGTGGTCGAAGACCTGCGCGCGCGCGGTGCCATCTTTGTCGAAGAGCTGGACCAGGTGCCGGATGACGTGATCGTCATCTTCAGCGCCCACGGTGTCTCCCAGGCCGTACGTACCGAAGCGGCAGGCCGTGGCCTGAAAGTCTTCGACGCGACCTGCCCGCTGGTGACCAAGGTGCACATCGAAGTCGCGCGCTACAGCCGTGACGGTCGAGAGTGCATCCTGATCGGCCATGCCGGGCACCCGGAAGTCGAAGGCACCATGGGCCAGTACGATGCTGGCAATGGTGGCGCCATTTACCTGGTTGAAGACGAAAAAGACGTCGCCAACCTGCAGGTGCATAACCCCGAGCGCCTGGCGTTCGTGACCCAGACCACCTTGTCCATGGACGACACCAGCCGCGTGATCGACGCGCTGCGCAGTCGCTTCCCGGCCATTGGCGGGCCGCGCAAGGACGACATCTGCTACGCCACCCAAAACCGCCAGGACGCGGTCAAGCAACTCGCTGATGAGTGTGATGTGGTGCTGGTAGTGGGCAGCCCCAACAGCTCCAACTCCAACCGCCTGCGCGAACTGGCTGAGCGCATGGCAACGCCGGCGTACCTGATCGACGGTGCCGAAGATATGCAGCGCAGTTGGTTTGAGGGTGTCGAGCGTATCGGCATCACGGCGGGCGCTTCGGCGCCGGAAGTGCTGGTACGTGGTGTGATCCAGCAACTGCACGCCTGGGGTGCCACGGGCGCCGATGAGTTGGCTGGGCGCGAGGAGAACATCACCTTCTCCATGCCCAAGGAGCTGCGGGTTCGCTCGCTGCTCTGA
- the fkpB gene encoding FKBP-type peptidyl-prolyl cis-trans isomerase has product MTDQVLAGQRIGQNTEVTLHFALRLENGDTVDSTFDKAPATFKVGDGNLLPGFEAALFGFKAGDKRTLQILPENAFGQPNPQNVQIIPRSQFQDMDLSEGLLVIFNDAANTELPGVVKTFDDAQVTIDFNHPLAGKALTFDVEIIDVKAL; this is encoded by the coding sequence ATGACTGATCAGGTATTGGCCGGGCAACGCATCGGCCAGAACACGGAAGTCACCTTGCATTTCGCACTGCGCCTGGAGAATGGCGACACGGTCGACAGCACGTTCGACAAAGCCCCCGCCACCTTCAAGGTCGGCGACGGCAACCTGCTGCCGGGTTTCGAAGCGGCTCTGTTCGGCTTCAAGGCCGGTGACAAGCGTACCCTGCAGATCCTGCCGGAAAACGCCTTTGGCCAGCCCAACCCGCAAAATGTGCAGATCATCCCGCGGTCGCAGTTCCAGGACATGGACCTGTCGGAAGGCTTGCTGGTGATCTTCAACGATGCGGCGAATACAGAGCTGCCCGGTGTGGTGAAAACCTTCGATGACGCGCAAGTGACCATCGACTTCAACCACCCGTTGGCCGGTAAAGCCTTGACGTTCGACGTTGAAATCATCGACGTTAAAGCGCTCTGA
- the lspA gene encoding signal peptidase II, with protein MPDAGRFGRLGWLALSLLVLVIDQVSKAHFEGSLQMFQQIVVIPDYFSWTLAYNTGAAFSFLADGGGWQRWLFAVIALVVSAVLVVWLKRLGRDDTWLAIALALVLGGALGNLYDRIALGHVIDFILVHWQNRHYFPAFNFADSAITVGAIMLALDMFKSKKTGETVND; from the coding sequence ATGCCTGATGCCGGTCGTTTCGGGCGCCTGGGCTGGCTCGCGCTGAGCCTGTTGGTGCTGGTCATCGACCAGGTCAGCAAGGCTCATTTTGAAGGCTCCCTGCAGATGTTCCAGCAAATCGTGGTGATCCCGGATTACTTCAGCTGGACCCTGGCCTACAACACCGGCGCGGCGTTCAGCTTCCTCGCCGACGGTGGCGGCTGGCAGCGCTGGCTGTTCGCCGTGATCGCGCTGGTGGTCAGTGCGGTGCTGGTGGTGTGGCTCAAGCGCCTGGGGCGCGATGACACCTGGCTGGCCATCGCCTTGGCCCTGGTGCTGGGCGGCGCGCTGGGCAACCTGTACGACCGCATTGCCCTGGGCCATGTGATCGACTTTATCCTGGTGCACTGGCAGAACCGTCACTACTTCCCGGCGTTCAATTTTGCCGACAGTGCCATCACCGTCGGCGCAATCATGCTGGCGTTGGACATGTTCAAAAGTAAGAAAACCGGAGAGACCGTCAATGACTGA
- the ileS gene encoding isoleucine--tRNA ligase, whose translation MTDYKATLNLPDTAFPMKAGLPQREPQILQRWDSIGLYGKLREIGKDRPKFVLHDGPPYANGTIHIGHALNKILKDMILRSKTLSGFDAPYVPGWDCHGLPIEHKVEVTHGKNLGADKTRELCRAYAAEQIEGQKSEFIRLGVLGEWDNPYKTMSFTNEAGEIRALAEIVKGGFVFKGLKPVNWCFNCGSALAEAEVEYENKESSTIDVAFPIADEAKLAQAFGLASLAKPAAIVIWTTTPWTIPANQALNVHPEFTYALVDVGDRLLVLAEEMVEACLARYELQGSVIATTTGSALELINFRHPFYDRLSPVYLADYVELGSGTGIVHCSPAYGVDDFVICKKYGLVNDDIISPVQSNGVYVPSLEFFGGEFIFKADAAIIEKLREVGALMQTATIQHSYMHCWRHKTPLIYRATAQWFIGMDKQPTSGDTLRVRSLKAVDETKFVPAWGQARLHSMIANRPDWCISRQRNWGVPIPFFLNKESGELHPRTVELMEVVAQRVEQEGIEAWFKMDAAELLGDEAPQYDKISDTLDVWFDSGTTHWHVLRGSHPMGHETGPRADLYLEGSDQHRGWFHSSLLTGCAIDNHAPYRELLTHGFTVDENGRKMSKSLKNVIEPKKINDTLGADIMRLWVASTDYSGEIAVSEQILARSADAYRRIRNTARFMLSNLTGFNPATDILPAEDMLALDRWAMDRALLLQRELQESYGEYRFWNVYSKIHNFCVQELGGFYLDIIKDRQYTTGANSKARRSAQTALYHISEALVRWIAPILAFTADELWEYLPGERNESVMLNTWYEGLTELPADFELGREYWEGVMAVKVAVNKELEVQRAAKAVGGNLQAEVTLFAEEGLSADLAKLSNELRFVLITSTASLAPFAQAPTDAVATEVPGLKLKVVKSAFPKCARCWHCREDVGVNPEHPEICGRCVDNISGAGEVRHYA comes from the coding sequence ATGACCGACTATAAAGCCACGCTAAACCTTCCGGACACCGCCTTCCCAATGAAGGCCGGCCTGCCACAGCGCGAACCGCAGATACTGCAGCGCTGGGACAGTATTGGCCTGTACGGAAAGTTGCGCGAAATTGGCAAGGATCGTCCGAAGTTCGTCCTGCACGACGGCCCTCCTTATGCCAACGGCACGATTCACATCGGTCATGCGCTGAACAAGATTCTCAAGGACATGATCCTGCGCTCGAAAACCCTTTCGGGCTTCGACGCGCCGTATGTCCCGGGTTGGGACTGCCACGGCCTGCCGATCGAACACAAAGTCGAAGTGACCCACGGCAAGAACCTGGGCGCGGACAAAACCCGCGAACTGTGCCGTGCCTACGCTGCCGAGCAGATCGAAGGGCAGAAGTCCGAATTCATCCGCCTGGGCGTGTTGGGCGAGTGGGACAACCCCTACAAGACCATGAGCTTCACGAACGAGGCCGGTGAAATCCGTGCCTTGGCCGAAATCGTCAAGGGCGGTTTCGTGTTCAAGGGTCTCAAGCCCGTGAACTGGTGCTTTAACTGCGGCTCTGCACTGGCCGAAGCGGAAGTCGAATACGAAAACAAAGAGTCGTCGACCATTGACGTAGCCTTCCCGATCGCCGACGAGGCCAAGCTGGCCCAGGCGTTCGGCCTGGCGTCGCTGGCCAAGCCCGCGGCCATCGTGATCTGGACCACCACCCCGTGGACCATCCCGGCCAACCAGGCGCTGAACGTGCACCCGGAATTCACCTACGCCCTGGTGGACGTCGGTGACCGCCTGCTGGTGCTCGCTGAAGAAATGGTCGAGGCCTGCCTGGCCCGCTATGAACTGCAAGGTTCGGTGATCGCCACCACCACCGGCTCCGCGCTGGAACTGATCAATTTCCGTCACCCGTTTTATGACCGCCTGTCGCCCGTATACCTGGCTGACTACGTTGAACTGGGCTCGGGTACCGGCATCGTTCACTGCTCGCCTGCCTACGGCGTCGACGACTTTGTGATCTGCAAAAAGTATGGCCTGGTCAACGATGACATCATCAGCCCGGTGCAAAGCAACGGCGTGTACGTACCGTCGCTGGAGTTCTTCGGCGGCGAGTTCATCTTCAAGGCCGATGCGGCGATCATCGAAAAGCTGCGTGAAGTCGGTGCGCTGATGCAAACCGCCACCATCCAGCACAGCTACATGCATTGCTGGCGTCACAAGACCCCGTTGATCTACCGCGCCACCGCGCAGTGGTTTATCGGCATGGACAAACAGCCGACGAGCGGCGATACCCTACGTGTGCGTTCGCTCAAGGCCGTCGATGAAACCAAGTTCGTCCCGGCCTGGGGCCAGGCGCGCCTGCATTCGATGATCGCCAACCGTCCGGACTGGTGCATCTCCCGCCAGCGTAACTGGGGCGTGCCGATTCCGTTCTTCCTGAACAAGGAAAGCGGCGAGTTGCACCCGCGCACCGTCGAACTGATGGAAGTCGTGGCCCAGCGCGTTGAGCAGGAAGGCATCGAAGCCTGGTTCAAGATGGACGCCGCCGAACTGCTGGGCGACGAAGCGCCGCAGTACGACAAGATCAGCGACACCCTCGACGTGTGGTTCGACTCGGGCACCACCCATTGGCACGTGCTGCGCGGTTCCCACCCAATGGGCCACGAGACCGGCCCGCGTGCCGACCTGTACCTGGAAGGTTCGGACCAGCACCGCGGCTGGTTCCACTCGTCGCTGCTGACCGGTTGCGCCATCGACAACCACGCACCGTACCGGGAACTGCTGACCCACGGCTTCACCGTCGACGAAAACGGCCGCAAGATGTCCAAGTCGTTGAAGAACGTGATCGAGCCGAAAAAGATCAACGACACCCTGGGCGCCGACATCATGCGTCTGTGGGTCGCCTCGACCGATTATTCGGGCGAAATCGCCGTCTCCGAGCAGATCCTGGCTCGCAGTGCCGACGCCTACCGTCGCATCCGTAATACCGCACGCTTCATGCTGTCGAACCTGACCGGCTTCAACCCGGCCACCGACATCCTGCCGGCCGAGGACATGCTCGCCCTCGACCGTTGGGCCATGGATCGCGCGCTGTTGCTGCAGCGCGAGTTGCAGGAAAGCTACGGCGAATACCGTTTCTGGAACGTCTACTCGAAGATCCATAACTTCTGCGTGCAGGAGCTGGGTGGGTTTTACCTCGACATCATCAAGGACCGTCAGTACACCACCGGCGCCAACAGCAAGGCGCGCCGCTCGGCTCAGACCGCGCTGTACCACATCAGCGAGGCGCTGGTGCGCTGGATCGCGCCGATCCTGGCTTTCACCGCCGACGAACTGTGGGAATACCTGCCGGGCGAGCGTAACGAGTCCGTCATGCTCAACACCTGGTACGAGGGCCTGACCGAACTGCCGGCCGACTTCGAACTGGGCCGCGAGTACTGGGAAGGCGTGATGGCCGTGAAGGTTGCGGTGAACAAGGAGCTGGAAGTGCAGCGTGCGGCCAAGGCCGTCGGTGGCAACCTGCAAGCCGAAGTCACCCTGTTCGCCGAGGAAGGCCTGAGTGCCGACCTGGCCAAATTGAGCAACGAGCTGCGCTTCGTGTTGATCACCTCTACCGCCAGCCTGGCACCGTTTGCCCAGGCGCCGACGGACGCGGTCGCCACCGAAGTCCCTGGCCTCAAGCTCAAAGTGGTCAAGTCGGCCTTCCCCAAGTGCGCCCGCTGCTGGCACTGCCGTGAGGACGTCGGTGTGAACCCTGAGCATCCGGAAATCTGCGGTCGTTGTGTCGACAACATCAGCGGTGCTGGCGAGGTTCGCCACTATGCTTAG
- the ribF gene encoding bifunctional riboflavin kinase/FAD synthetase: MQLVRGFHNLRPEHRGCVATIGNFDGVHRGHQAILARLRERAVELGVPSCVVIFEPQPREYFTPETAPARLARLRDKLQLLAEEGVDRVLCLAFNQRLQSLSAAEFVDRILVDGLGVEHLEVGDDFRFGCDRVGDFDFLQQAGVNQGFTVEAAQTVELDGLRVSSTQVRNALAAADFALAERLLGRPFRIAGRVLHGQKLARQLGTPTANVQLKRRRVPLTGVYLVSVDIDGQSWPGVANIGVRPTVAGDGKAHLEVHLLDFAGDLYDRRLTVVFHQKLREEQRFASLEALKTAINADVAAARALAAPSAHR; this comes from the coding sequence ATGCAGCTGGTTCGAGGTTTCCACAACCTGCGCCCCGAGCATCGGGGCTGCGTCGCCACTATTGGCAACTTTGACGGTGTTCACCGTGGCCACCAGGCTATCCTGGCCCGGCTGCGCGAGCGCGCGGTCGAGTTGGGTGTGCCCAGCTGCGTGGTGATTTTCGAGCCGCAGCCGCGGGAATATTTTACCCCCGAGACTGCGCCGGCCCGTCTTGCCCGCTTGCGCGACAAGCTGCAACTGCTGGCTGAAGAAGGCGTGGACCGCGTCCTCTGCCTGGCCTTCAACCAGCGTTTGCAAAGCCTGAGCGCCGCCGAGTTCGTCGACCGTATTTTGGTCGATGGCCTGGGCGTCGAGCATTTGGAGGTCGGTGACGACTTCCGCTTTGGTTGCGACCGCGTCGGGGATTTCGATTTCCTGCAACAGGCCGGCGTCAACCAGGGGTTTACCGTCGAAGCCGCGCAAACCGTTGAACTGGACGGCCTGCGCGTGAGCAGTACCCAGGTGCGTAACGCCCTGGCCGCCGCCGACTTCGCTTTGGCCGAGCGTTTGCTCGGTCGCCCGTTCCGCATTGCCGGTCGGGTCCTGCACGGCCAGAAGCTGGCGCGCCAATTGGGCACGCCAACCGCCAACGTGCAGCTCAAGCGCCGTCGTGTGCCGCTGACCGGGGTTTACCTGGTCAGCGTCGACATCGACGGCCAATCGTGGCCGGGAGTCGCCAACATAGGCGTCAGGCCCACGGTTGCAGGTGATGGCAAGGCCCACCTGGAAGTTCACCTTTTGGATTTTGCCGGTGATCTGTATGACCGGCGTTTGACGGTGGTTTTCCACCAGAAGCTGCGTGAAGAGCAGCGTTTCGCCTCCCTTGAGGCGTTGAAAACGGCGATCAATGCGGATGTCGCCGCCGCCCGTGCACTAGCCGCACCTAGCGCCCATCGCTAA
- the murJ gene encoding murein biosynthesis integral membrane protein MurJ, with protein MNLLKSLAAVSSITMISRVLGFVRDTLLARIFGASMATDAFFIAFKLPNLLRRIFAEGAFSQAFVPILAEYKTQQGEEATRTFIAYVSGLLTLVLMLVTVLGMLAAPWVIWATAPGFANTPEKFALTTDLLRVTFPYILLISLSSLAGAILNTWNRFSVPAFVPTLLNVSMILFALFLTPYFDPPVMALGWAVLAGGLAQLLYQLPHLKKIGMLVLPRLNLKDTGVWRVMRNMLPAILGVSVSQISLIINTAFASLLVSGSVSWMYYADRLMELPSGVLGVALGTILLPTLARTYASKDRQEYSRILDWGLRLCFVLVLPCALALGILAEPLTVSLFQYGQFDAHDALMTQHALVAYSVGLLGIIVIKVLAPGFYAQQNIRTPVKIAIFTLIVTQLLNLVFIGPLAHAGLALAISAGACINAGLLFYQLRKQQMFQPQPGWGLFALKLLVAVAMMSAVLLGLMHVMPAWSEGGMLERFMRLGVLVVAGVVVYFGMLLLQGFRLRDFNRKSLS; from the coding sequence ATGAATCTGCTCAAATCGCTGGCCGCGGTCAGCTCTATCACGATGATCTCCCGGGTTTTGGGATTTGTGCGTGACACCCTGCTGGCGCGCATTTTCGGCGCCAGCATGGCCACGGATGCCTTCTTTATTGCCTTTAAGCTGCCCAACCTGTTGCGGCGGATCTTCGCCGAAGGCGCGTTTTCCCAGGCCTTCGTGCCGATCCTGGCCGAATACAAGACCCAGCAGGGCGAGGAGGCGACGCGCACCTTTATCGCCTACGTCTCGGGCCTGTTGACGCTGGTGCTGATGCTGGTCACTGTCCTCGGCATGCTCGCCGCGCCCTGGGTGATCTGGGCCACGGCGCCGGGCTTTGCCAATACGCCGGAAAAATTCGCGCTGACCACTGATCTGCTGCGCGTGACCTTTCCTTATATATTGCTGATCTCCCTTTCGTCGTTGGCCGGGGCGATCCTCAATACCTGGAACCGGTTCTCGGTGCCGGCCTTCGTGCCGACCCTGCTGAACGTCAGCATGATCCTCTTCGCGCTGTTCCTCACGCCGTACTTCGATCCGCCGGTGATGGCCCTGGGTTGGGCCGTACTGGCTGGCGGCCTGGCGCAATTGCTCTACCAACTGCCGCACCTGAAAAAGATCGGCATGCTCGTCCTGCCGCGCCTGAACCTCAAGGACACCGGCGTATGGCGCGTGATGCGCAACATGTTGCCGGCTATCCTTGGCGTGTCGGTCAGCCAGATTTCGCTGATCATCAACACCGCGTTCGCTTCGTTGCTGGTGTCCGGCTCGGTGTCATGGATGTACTACGCCGACCGTCTGATGGAATTGCCGTCCGGCGTGTTGGGCGTGGCATTGGGCACGATCCTGCTGCCGACCCTGGCGCGCACCTACGCCAGCAAGGATCGCCAGGAATATTCGCGCATTCTCGATTGGGGCCTGCGCCTGTGCTTTGTGCTGGTGTTGCCCTGTGCGTTGGCGCTGGGGATCCTCGCCGAGCCGTTGACCGTGTCGCTGTTTCAATACGGCCAGTTCGATGCCCATGACGCCTTGATGACGCAACACGCCCTGGTCGCCTATTCCGTCGGTCTGCTGGGCATTATCGTGATCAAGGTGCTGGCGCCGGGCTTTTATGCCCAGCAAAACATCCGCACACCGGTGAAAATCGCGATTTTCACGCTGATCGTCACGCAATTGCTCAACCTGGTATTTATCGGCCCGTTGGCCCACGCCGGTTTGGCCCTGGCGATCAGTGCCGGTGCGTGCATCAACGCCGGCCTGCTGTTTTACCAACTGCGCAAACAGCAGATGTTCCAGCCGCAGCCGGGCTGGGGGCTGTTTGCCCTCAAGCTGCTGGTGGCAGTGGCGATGATGTCTGCCGTGTTGCTGGGCCTGATGCACGTTATGCCTGCCTGGAGCGAAGGCGGTATGTTGGAGCGCTTCATGCGTCTTGGCGTGCTGGTCGTGGCGGGGGTGGTGGTGTACTTCGGGATGTTGCTGCTGCAAGGCTTCCGCCTACGGGATTTCAATCGCAAGTCGTTGAGCTAG
- the rpsT gene encoding 30S ribosomal protein S20, with translation MANTPSAKKRAKQAEKRRSHNASLRSMVRTYIKNVVKAIDTKDAEKAQAAYVLAVPVIDRMADKGIIHKNKAARHKSRLNGHIKAMSVPAAA, from the coding sequence GTGGCCAACACACCTTCCGCCAAAAAACGTGCAAAACAGGCTGAGAAGCGTCGCAGCCACAACGCCAGCCTGCGTTCCATGGTTCGTACCTACATCAAGAATGTAGTTAAAGCCATCGACACCAAAGACGCTGAAAAAGCCCAAGCTGCTTACGTTCTGGCTGTGCCAGTTATCGACCGTATGGCCGATAAAGGCATCATCCACAAGAACAAGGCCGCTCGTCATAAGAGCCGCCTGAATGGCCACATCAAGGCTATGAGCGTTCCTGCTGCAGCCTAA
- a CDS encoding FKBP-type peptidyl-prolyl cis-trans isomerase, translated as MTIAANKAVSIDYTLTNDAGEVIDSSAGGAPLVYLQGAGNIIPGLEKALEGKAVGDELNVAVEPEDAYGEYSAELVSTLSRSMFEGVDELEVGMQFHASAPDGQMQIVTIRDLDGDDVTVDGNHPLAGQRLNFQVKIVAIRDASQEEVAHGHVHGEGGHHH; from the coding sequence ATGACGATCGCCGCTAACAAGGCTGTCTCCATCGACTATACCCTGACCAACGACGCTGGTGAGGTCATCGACAGCTCAGCCGGCGGCGCGCCGCTGGTCTACCTGCAAGGCGCAGGTAACATCATCCCAGGCCTGGAAAAGGCTCTGGAAGGCAAGGCAGTTGGTGATGAACTGAACGTTGCCGTAGAACCTGAAGATGCCTACGGCGAATACTCGGCCGAGCTGGTCAGCACGCTGAGCCGCAGCATGTTCGAAGGCGTTGACGAGCTGGAAGTCGGCATGCAGTTCCACGCCTCTGCGCCGGACGGCCAAATGCAGATCGTCACCATCCGCGACCTGGATGGCGACGACGTGACCGTTGACGGTAACCACCCGTTGGCTGGCCAGCGCCTGAATTTCCAAGTGAAGATTGTTGCCATTCGCGACGCTTCCCAGGAAGAAGTGGCCCACGGCCACGTTCACGGTGAAGGCGGTCACCACCATTGA